In Nicotiana tabacum cultivar K326 chromosome 17, ASM71507v2, whole genome shotgun sequence, one DNA window encodes the following:
- the LOC107797239 gene encoding uncharacterized protein LOC107797239, translating into MSKQSGVAKLIRQAKLIIWDEAPMEKCQIIETVDRSFRDIMDVNVPFGGKVMVFGGDFRQVLPVVPKSTRAETVNASLVKSYLWPLMKKIYFTTNMRARADPNFSNFLLRVGSWDEQTVKKNLICLPEQIVIKHNSDDKAEECLIREIFPSLHQNASSA; encoded by the coding sequence ATGTCAAAACAGAGTGGTGTTGCTAAGTTAATAAGACAAGCAAAAttaataatatgggatgaagcaccCATGGAAAAGTGTCAAATAATTGAAACAGTTGACAGGAGCTTTCGCGATATAATGGATGTCAATGTACCTTTTGGTGGAAAAGTAATGGTCTTTGGAGGCGATTTCCGACAAGTATTGCCAGTTGTTCCAAAATCTACAAGAGCAGAGACGGTTAACGCAAGTTTAGTGAAATCATATTTGTGGCCTTTAATGAAAAAGATATATTTCACAACTAATATGAGAGCAAGAGCAGATCCAAATTTCAGTAATTTCTTACTTCGTGTTGGTAGCTGGGATGAgcaaacagtaaagaaaaatttaatatgtctTCCAGAACAAATAGTTATTAAACACAATAGTGATGATAAAGCAGAGGAATGCTTGATAAGAGAAATATTTCCATCACTACATCAAAATGCTAGTTCTGCATAG